From Thermoflavifilum aggregans, a single genomic window includes:
- a CDS encoding mechanosensitive ion channel family protein: protein MNNFQDFFEITYAGNTIRNYAFAVLGIIIGFLILRLIANRIIHQLKKLSARTATHFDDFMVVQIEKNGLPIAYILVLYAGINTLHLTEKAATAVHHIMTVIVTFFVLRVLTAIIDYSLKSYLRRKNYPEERMKETRGMMIIVNLILWSIGIVFLLGNLGYNVTTLITGLGIGGVAIALASQTILGDLFCYFIIFFDRPFELGDFIIVGDKMGTVEHIGLKTTRLRSLGGEQLIFSNKDLTDSRIHNYKRMEQRRVLFRIGVIYETPMEKLKKIPALLRQAVEMQSDVRFDRAHFASYGDFALVFEIVYYVLSADYNKYMDIQQAINLQIYHLFEQEGIEFAYPHQVVEIIRHQELPANHN, encoded by the coding sequence ATGAACAATTTTCAGGATTTTTTTGAAATAACCTATGCAGGAAATACAATCAGAAATTATGCATTTGCTGTTCTTGGCATCATTATCGGATTTTTGATATTACGCTTGATTGCAAACAGAATAATTCATCAGTTAAAAAAACTATCAGCCCGTACAGCGACTCATTTTGATGATTTTATGGTTGTCCAGATTGAAAAAAACGGACTGCCCATTGCCTATATCCTGGTCCTTTATGCAGGTATAAATACCCTGCATCTTACAGAAAAGGCAGCAACAGCTGTTCATCACATCATGACCGTCATAGTCACTTTTTTTGTGTTGCGGGTATTGACTGCGATAATAGATTATTCGCTGAAATCCTATTTACGAAGAAAAAATTATCCTGAAGAAAGGATGAAAGAAACCCGCGGGATGATGATTATAGTAAATCTCATTCTGTGGAGTATTGGCATTGTGTTTTTGTTGGGAAATCTGGGGTATAATGTTACTACACTGATTACAGGCTTGGGTATTGGTGGTGTGGCTATTGCCCTTGCATCACAGACCATATTGGGTGATTTGTTTTGTTATTTCATTATTTTCTTTGATCGGCCATTTGAATTGGGTGATTTCATTATAGTAGGCGATAAAATGGGAACAGTAGAACATATTGGTTTGAAAACTACCCGGTTAAGAAGTTTAGGAGGTGAACAGTTGATTTTTTCCAATAAAGATTTAACCGATTCGCGCATCCATAATTACAAAAGAATGGAACAACGCAGGGTGTTGTTCCGTATTGGTGTGATTTATGAAACACCCATGGAAAAGTTGAAAAAAATTCCGGCTCTGCTGCGGCAGGCTGTGGAAATGCAATCTGACGTGCGTTTTGATCGGGCGCATTTTGCCAGCTACGGCGACTTTGCACTGGTTTTTGAAATTGTATATTATGTATTAAGTGCTGATTACAACAAATACATGGATATTCAGCAAGCTATTAATCTGCAGATTTATCATTTGTTTGAGCAAGAAGGAATAGAGTTTGCTTATCCGCATCAGGTTGTAGAAATTATTCGTCATCAGGAATTGCCGGCAAATCACAACTAA
- a CDS encoding glycine--tRNA ligase → MSHSKRFQDIIAHCKEYGFIFPSSEIYDGLSAVYDYGQFGAQLKKNIKDHWWRWMTQLHENIVGIDAAIFMHPTTWKASGHVDNFNDPMIDNKDSKKRYRVDTLIEDFAEQLVDAGKEAEAQQLLHEMNELLKLNDLAGLKKLIEQHKICCPISGTCNWTEVRQFNLMFSTQLGSVNEEATEIYLRPETAQGIFVNFLNVQKTGRLKIPFGIAQIGKAFRNEIVARQFIFRMREFEQMEMQFFCRPGTELEWYAYWKEQRMQWHRSLGIPADKLRYHDHEKLAHYANAAVDIEYAFPIGYKEVEGIHSRTDYDLRRHQEFSGKKMQYFDPELNKSYIPYVVETSVGLDRTVLMVISEAYAEEEVPTAQEGKTDMRTVLRFPPHLAPIKLAVLPLVKKDGLPDIARQIMKDCMPAFHCFYEEKDTIGRRYRRQDAIGTPFCVTVDYQTKEDETVTIRYRDSMQQERIKISEIKDVVLKAIQG, encoded by the coding sequence ATGAGCCATAGCAAACGCTTTCAGGATATTATTGCCCATTGCAAGGAATACGGTTTCATTTTCCCATCCAGCGAAATCTATGACGGACTCAGCGCCGTGTATGATTACGGGCAGTTTGGTGCACAACTGAAGAAAAATATCAAAGATCACTGGTGGCGTTGGATGACCCAGCTGCACGAAAATATCGTGGGTATTGATGCCGCTATTTTCATGCACCCTACCACCTGGAAAGCATCGGGTCATGTGGACAATTTCAATGACCCGATGATTGACAACAAAGACAGCAAAAAACGTTACCGGGTCGATACATTGATTGAAGATTTTGCTGAACAGCTTGTGGATGCGGGAAAAGAAGCAGAAGCCCAACAGCTACTGCATGAAATGAATGAACTGCTGAAGCTGAACGACCTGGCAGGTTTGAAAAAACTGATCGAACAGCACAAAATATGCTGCCCTATATCCGGCACCTGCAACTGGACGGAGGTACGGCAGTTTAATCTTATGTTTTCCACTCAATTGGGAAGTGTAAATGAAGAAGCCACCGAGATTTATCTCAGGCCTGAAACGGCTCAGGGTATTTTCGTGAATTTCCTGAACGTACAAAAAACCGGTCGCCTGAAAATCCCGTTTGGCATTGCCCAGATCGGAAAGGCCTTCCGCAATGAAATTGTAGCCCGCCAGTTTATCTTCCGCATGCGTGAATTTGAACAGATGGAAATGCAATTCTTCTGCCGGCCGGGCACCGAACTGGAATGGTATGCCTACTGGAAAGAACAACGCATGCAATGGCACCGCAGCCTGGGCATTCCGGCTGATAAACTGCGCTATCACGACCATGAAAAGCTCGCGCATTATGCCAATGCCGCTGTGGATATTGAATACGCATTTCCCATTGGCTATAAGGAAGTGGAAGGTATTCATTCCCGCACAGATTATGACCTGCGGCGGCACCAGGAGTTCAGCGGTAAAAAAATGCAATATTTCGACCCGGAACTGAATAAAAGTTATATCCCCTATGTGGTGGAAACCTCGGTAGGCCTGGATCGTACAGTGCTGATGGTGATCAGCGAAGCTTATGCCGAAGAAGAAGTACCTACCGCTCAGGAAGGCAAAACCGATATGCGCACCGTGCTGCGCTTCCCGCCTCATCTCGCACCCATCAAGCTGGCAGTTTTACCATTGGTAAAGAAAGATGGCCTGCCCGATATTGCCCGCCAGATCATGAAAGACTGCATGCCGGCATTTCATTGTTTTTATGAAGAAAAAGATACCATAGGCAGGCGCTATCGTCGGCAGGATGCCATCGGTACACCCTTCTGCGTGACGGTTGACTATCAAACCAAAGAAGATGAAACCGTTACCATCCGCTATCGCGACAGCATGCAGCAGGAAAGAATCAAAATCAGCGAGATTAAGGATGTGGTGCTGAAGGCAATTCAAGGATAA
- a CDS encoding nucleotide pyrophosphohydrolase — protein sequence MAYSDITLPQAQQMVDEWIRTKGVRYFNELTNMAILAEEVGEVARIIARMYGEQSFKENEQKKDLADELADVLWVLLCLANQTGVDMQAAFLRNMEKKNLRDVQRHQQNKKLR from the coding sequence ATGGCTTATTCTGACATCACCCTTCCGCAGGCCCAGCAAATGGTGGACGAATGGATCCGCACGAAAGGCGTCCGTTATTTCAATGAACTCACCAACATGGCCATCCTTGCCGAAGAAGTGGGCGAAGTAGCTCGCATCATCGCCCGGATGTACGGCGAACAGTCGTTCAAAGAAAATGAACAGAAAAAAGATCTGGCCGATGAACTGGCCGATGTGCTGTGGGTATTGCTGTGCCTGGCCAACCAGACCGGCGTGGATATGCAGGCCGCTTTCCTACGCAATATGGAAAAGAAAAACCTGCGCGACGTCCAGCGCCACCAGCAAAATAAAAAACTCAGATAA
- the dtd gene encoding D-aminoacyl-tRNA deacylase, producing the protein MRAVVQRVSHARVYVDHRLKDQIGQGLCVLLGIEKGDTEEDMQWLSHKIVHMRIMDDDQGVMNRSVKDTGGDILLISQFTLLASTRRGHRPSYDRAAPPQEAEAWYERTIVQLQNDLGKPIHTGTFRAYMQVELVNDGPVTICIDSRQKE; encoded by the coding sequence ATGCGGGCAGTCGTGCAAAGAGTCAGCCATGCAAGGGTTTATGTTGACCATCGGCTCAAAGATCAGATCGGACAAGGCCTTTGCGTGCTGTTAGGTATTGAAAAAGGCGATACAGAGGAAGATATGCAATGGCTTAGCCATAAGATTGTGCACATGCGCATCATGGACGATGACCAGGGAGTCATGAACCGTTCTGTAAAAGATACCGGTGGCGACATTTTGCTCATCAGCCAGTTTACCTTGCTGGCCTCTACCCGGCGCGGACATCGTCCATCCTACGATCGAGCAGCACCCCCGCAGGAAGCCGAAGCCTGGTATGAACGCACGATTGTACAGTTGCAAAATGATCTGGGAAAGCCCATCCATACCGGTACTTTCCGGGCCTACATGCAGGTGGAACTGGTGAACGACGGACCAGTAACGATTTGCATAGATAGCCGGCAAAAGGAATAA
- a CDS encoding MGH1-like glycoside hydrolase domain-containing protein, with the protein MTNSEKEHTSTNPEAARLQSNAAREIPLPLWGPYLSERQWGTVREDYSPYGTAWDYFPHDHARSRTYRWGEDGIAGISDYNQLLCFAFAFWNEQDPIIKERLFGLNNAEGNHGEDVKELYYYLDNLPSHYYMQYLYKYPQRAYPYDDLVKTNQARNALQPEYEILDTGIFDNRQYFDILITYAKFQDTDIAIELSITNRYDQPATLYVLPTLWFRNQWSFDPEAPRPRIFLDDAAKQHRIVCQHPRLKSYGFYFPETEEIFFTENETNTQRLFQYPNPQPFVKDAFHEALIHGRYRQEISQRLEGTKCSPVYRLQMNAGECRKLYFRLCADDTPPQGDPPDTRALQALFTQRKAEADTFYRQWLPDNADPELAAILRQAFAGLLWNKQFYHYDVPLWLDGDPLQPPPPPQRKQGRNHNWRHLNNHDVLSMPDKWEYPWYAAWDLAFHCVAMALVDPVFAKHQLILITREWYMHPNGQIPAYEWNFSDVNPPVQAWAALQIYRIERSIHGEGDLDFLKRIFQKLMLNFTWWVNRKDAAGNNIFEGGFLGLDNISVFDRAQMHPEGGLLEQADGTSWMGMFALNMMEIALEIARYDRAFEDVATKFYEHFVYIAESLNSLELWNEADGFFYDVLSLPDGKKIPLRVRSIVGLTALFATSVLNLEQLKELRDFHKRVRWFRHYRQKSNLYLPEERTGDQGLMLLSLVQRDRLIRLLRYVLDENEFLSPGGIRSISQYHRDHPFCLTIDGQTHCVDYEPGESTTRLFGGNSNWRGPVWMPINYLLIDALINDYLFYGDTLQVEFPTGSGKLINLKQVAGELARRLIGLFRNQGEQGRKIFGPHAPFYSLPENQHLLLFHEYFHGDTGQGLGASHQTGWTALIALLIQRFGWDET; encoded by the coding sequence ATGACCAACTCCGAAAAAGAACATACATCTACCAACCCTGAAGCAGCACGCCTCCAAAGCAATGCTGCCCGGGAAATTCCCCTTCCCTTGTGGGGGCCTTACCTGAGTGAACGCCAGTGGGGCACCGTCCGCGAAGATTACAGCCCTTATGGCACCGCCTGGGATTACTTTCCGCACGACCATGCCCGCTCGCGTACCTATCGCTGGGGCGAAGACGGGATAGCCGGAATTTCGGATTACAACCAGCTGCTGTGCTTTGCATTTGCTTTCTGGAACGAACAGGATCCTATCATCAAAGAACGATTGTTCGGGCTAAACAATGCAGAAGGCAACCATGGCGAGGATGTAAAAGAGCTGTATTACTATCTGGACAATCTGCCCAGCCATTATTACATGCAATACCTTTATAAATACCCACAGCGGGCTTATCCGTATGATGACCTGGTCAAAACCAACCAAGCCCGCAATGCCCTGCAACCCGAATACGAAATCCTTGACACAGGCATTTTCGACAACCGGCAGTATTTCGACATCCTTATTACCTACGCCAAATTTCAGGATACGGACATAGCCATTGAATTGTCGATAACCAATCGGTATGATCAGCCTGCCACCCTTTACGTGCTGCCTACCCTTTGGTTCCGGAATCAATGGTCTTTCGACCCCGAAGCTCCGCGCCCACGCATATTCCTGGACGATGCGGCAAAACAGCACCGTATTGTTTGCCAGCATCCCCGCCTGAAGTCCTACGGGTTTTATTTCCCAGAAACAGAGGAGATATTTTTTACGGAAAACGAAACCAACACCCAGCGTTTATTTCAATATCCCAATCCTCAACCATTTGTAAAAGATGCCTTTCATGAAGCCCTGATCCATGGCCGCTACCGGCAGGAAATCAGCCAGCGGCTGGAAGGCACCAAATGCAGTCCGGTGTACCGGTTGCAGATGAATGCCGGTGAATGCCGTAAGCTGTATTTCCGTTTATGTGCAGATGACACACCTCCACAGGGCGATCCGCCCGACACACGGGCGCTGCAGGCTCTATTTACCCAACGAAAAGCGGAAGCCGATACTTTCTACAGGCAATGGCTGCCCGATAACGCAGATCCTGAACTGGCTGCTATCCTGCGCCAGGCCTTTGCAGGACTACTCTGGAACAAACAATTTTATCATTACGATGTACCCTTGTGGCTAGATGGCGATCCCCTGCAACCTCCGCCACCACCCCAGCGTAAACAGGGCCGCAACCACAACTGGCGGCATCTCAACAACCACGATGTGCTGTCCATGCCCGACAAATGGGAGTATCCCTGGTATGCGGCCTGGGATCTGGCGTTTCATTGTGTAGCCATGGCTTTGGTTGATCCTGTTTTCGCCAAACATCAGCTCATCCTCATCACCCGCGAATGGTACATGCACCCAAACGGCCAAATTCCGGCCTATGAATGGAATTTTTCAGACGTCAATCCGCCCGTACAGGCATGGGCCGCCCTGCAGATTTACCGGATAGAACGCTCCATCCATGGTGAAGGTGATCTGGATTTTCTGAAACGCATTTTCCAGAAACTCATGCTCAACTTTACCTGGTGGGTAAACCGTAAAGATGCTGCAGGCAACAACATCTTTGAAGGGGGATTTCTGGGGCTGGATAATATTTCGGTTTTCGACCGGGCGCAGATGCACCCCGAAGGCGGGTTGCTGGAGCAGGCCGACGGCACCAGCTGGATGGGCATGTTTGCCCTGAACATGATGGAAATAGCCCTGGAAATAGCCCGTTATGATCGGGCTTTTGAAGATGTGGCTACCAAATTCTATGAGCATTTTGTGTATATCGCCGAATCCCTGAACTCGCTGGAGTTGTGGAATGAAGCTGATGGCTTTTTCTACGATGTGCTCAGCCTGCCGGATGGAAAAAAAATTCCCCTGCGGGTACGCTCCATCGTAGGCCTTACTGCCTTGTTTGCCACATCTGTGCTCAACCTGGAACAGCTGAAAGAACTCAGGGATTTTCATAAACGGGTACGGTGGTTCAGGCATTACCGCCAGAAAAGTAATCTCTACCTCCCAGAAGAACGCACAGGCGATCAGGGGCTGATGCTGCTTTCTCTGGTACAGCGCGACCGGCTGATTCGCCTGCTGCGCTATGTGCTGGATGAAAATGAATTTCTTTCACCCGGTGGTATTCGTTCCATCTCTCAATACCATCGCGATCATCCTTTCTGCCTCACCATTGACGGGCAAACCCATTGCGTGGACTATGAGCCCGGCGAATCAACCACCCGGCTGTTTGGCGGTAATTCCAACTGGCGCGGCCCTGTGTGGATGCCTATCAACTACCTGCTGATTGATGCACTGATTAACGATTACCTGTTTTACGGAGATACGCTGCAGGTGGAATTCCCCACCGGATCGGGAAAACTTATAAACCTAAAACAAGTGGCAGGTGAGCTGGCCCGGCGGCTGATCGGCTTGTTCCGGAATCAGGGAGAACAGGGCAGGAAAATATTCGGCCCCCACGCACCTTTTTACTCCTTGCCAGAAAATCAGCATCTATTGCTTTTCCACGAATATTTTCACGGAGATACAGGACAGGGCCTGGGAGCCAGCCACCAGACAGGCTGGACAGCCCTGATAGCCTTGCTTATACAAAGGTTTGGCTGGGACGAAACATAA
- a CDS encoding SDR family oxidoreductase — MAQHITISLKGHTVLVTGANSGIGKAIALAFGQAGANVAVNYVVQPETAEEVARQIRDAGGQAITVQADVSQESQVQAMFKQVIDHFGTVDILVNNAGLQRDAPFTEMTLDQWHQVIEVNLTGQFLCAREAAREFLRRGIVPERSCAAGKIICISSVHQEIPWGGHVNYAASKGGIHLLMESIAQELAPHKIRVNAIAPGAIKTPINYKAWSTPEAEKRLLELIPYGRVGDPDDIARVAVWLACDESDYITGATIFVDGGMTLYPGFATNG, encoded by the coding sequence ATGGCCCAACACATCACTATTTCCCTGAAAGGACATACCGTGCTGGTTACCGGAGCCAATTCCGGTATCGGAAAAGCCATTGCCCTGGCCTTTGGCCAGGCAGGAGCCAACGTGGCCGTCAACTATGTGGTACAGCCCGAAACAGCCGAAGAAGTAGCCCGCCAGATCCGGGATGCGGGCGGACAGGCTATCACCGTTCAGGCCGACGTAAGTCAGGAAAGCCAAGTGCAGGCTATGTTCAAGCAGGTAATCGACCATTTTGGTACGGTGGATATCCTGGTTAACAATGCTGGCCTGCAACGCGATGCCCCTTTCACGGAAATGACCCTCGACCAATGGCATCAGGTGATCGAGGTAAACCTCACCGGACAATTTCTCTGCGCCCGTGAAGCTGCCCGGGAATTTCTCAGGCGGGGTATAGTGCCTGAACGTTCCTGCGCGGCCGGCAAAATCATCTGCATCAGTTCGGTGCACCAGGAAATTCCCTGGGGCGGACATGTCAACTATGCAGCTTCCAAAGGCGGTATTCACCTGCTGATGGAAAGCATAGCCCAGGAACTGGCTCCGCACAAGATCCGTGTGAATGCCATTGCACCCGGAGCTATTAAAACACCTATCAACTACAAAGCCTGGAGTACACCCGAAGCGGAAAAACGCCTGCTGGAACTGATTCCCTACGGCAGGGTGGGAGATCCGGATGATATCGCCCGGGTAGCGGTGTGGCTGGCCTGCGATGAGTCGGATTACATCACCGGAGCTACCATCTTTGTGGACGGTGGCATGACTCTTTATCCCGGATTCGCCACCAACGGATAA
- a CDS encoding amylo-alpha-1,6-glucosidase — translation MTCSIHIALHHLSVRDLLGTEWLDTNGAGGWASSSLPCCNTRRYHGYLIATVGPPLQRFNMVADLEERITFSSHEYFLSCHDYGDGLFPAPFSAGQAVFFHLQHYPEWCIHVRDQVLIKTLVTVHQSQTTIIRYLLKEGAGMQLHLRPLIAARDYHSLQKASAPIQPIAGLEADHLQVQPFPGLPVLRMGLTGGEFHADACWYFHLHYAQETERGLDDREDLYSYGTWTAYLQKGDPVYLVLTTDTYPENPAESFEAEIRRRQKAFANGFCDISAHHFLIHQQQVPAILAGYPWFTEWGRDTLIAINGLCTYNGKLALAKQIITQYAHQLSAGMLPNFFPDGTQEPCYNTVDAALWFVIAVHHYWQQTHDEDFLREMIPAVQDILTHYQQGTRYQIHEAENGLLFAGEAGWQLSWMDARTGDRVVTPRIGMPVEINALWYNVKCLLAEWLNHTGQHEEAQRLLVDAEHTRKNFRTLFWNPALQCLYDVLTPEGPDACVRPNQLFAISLPYPLMDIPQALRILQVVREKLYTPKGLRSLAPDDPAYQGIYAGPPEQRDAAYHQGTVWLYLIGAYVDALIRYLPEGKLQATLVVNRLLTTLAEQGLLTLGEIADGDSPHQPRGCIAQAWSVGELIRVIKQYQLPIQSSFCKT, via the coding sequence TTGACCTGTTCCATCCACATAGCATTGCATCATCTGTCTGTACGTGATCTGCTGGGAACAGAATGGTTGGATACAAACGGTGCCGGTGGATGGGCTTCTTCGAGTCTGCCGTGTTGCAATACCCGACGCTATCATGGTTATCTGATCGCGACTGTGGGTCCACCTCTGCAACGGTTTAACATGGTCGCCGATTTGGAAGAGAGGATTACATTTTCATCACATGAATATTTTCTTTCCTGTCATGATTATGGTGACGGTTTGTTTCCTGCACCTTTTTCTGCCGGTCAGGCCGTGTTTTTTCATTTGCAGCATTATCCGGAATGGTGCATACATGTGCGGGATCAGGTGCTGATAAAGACTTTGGTCACAGTTCATCAGAGCCAAACCACCATCATACGATATCTGCTGAAGGAAGGTGCCGGCATGCAGTTGCATCTCAGACCCCTGATAGCTGCGCGTGACTACCATAGCTTGCAAAAAGCTTCTGCTCCTATTCAACCGATTGCCGGGCTGGAAGCTGATCACCTGCAGGTTCAGCCATTTCCGGGATTGCCGGTATTGAGAATGGGACTTACAGGAGGAGAGTTTCATGCAGATGCCTGCTGGTATTTTCATCTGCATTATGCACAGGAAACCGAACGGGGTTTGGACGATCGGGAAGACCTGTACAGCTACGGCACCTGGACAGCTTATCTGCAAAAGGGAGATCCTGTGTATCTGGTTTTAACCACAGATACCTATCCGGAAAATCCGGCCGAAAGCTTTGAAGCAGAAATTCGCAGGCGGCAGAAAGCATTTGCAAATGGTTTTTGTGATATTTCGGCTCATCATTTTCTGATCCATCAGCAACAGGTGCCTGCTATCCTGGCTGGCTATCCCTGGTTTACAGAATGGGGCCGGGATACACTGATTGCCATTAACGGACTATGCACCTACAACGGCAAACTGGCACTTGCCAAGCAAATCATCACCCAATATGCCCATCAGCTTTCTGCAGGCATGTTGCCCAACTTCTTTCCCGACGGTACCCAAGAGCCTTGCTACAATACAGTGGATGCAGCTTTGTGGTTTGTAATCGCTGTTCATCACTATTGGCAACAAACCCATGACGAGGATTTTTTGCGGGAAATGATTCCTGCCGTGCAGGATATCTTAACGCATTACCAACAGGGCACCCGCTATCAGATTCACGAAGCAGAGAACGGACTGCTGTTTGCCGGTGAGGCCGGATGGCAGCTTTCCTGGATGGATGCGCGCACGGGCGACCGGGTAGTGACACCCCGCATAGGCATGCCGGTAGAAATCAATGCCCTGTGGTACAACGTAAAATGCCTGCTCGCGGAATGGCTCAATCACACAGGCCAGCATGAGGAGGCCCAGCGCCTGCTCGTGGATGCTGAACATACGCGAAAAAACTTCCGGACTTTATTCTGGAACCCAGCACTGCAATGCCTGTACGATGTGCTGACTCCCGAAGGTCCGGATGCTTGCGTACGGCCCAACCAGCTGTTTGCCATCAGCCTGCCCTATCCGTTGATGGACATTCCGCAGGCGCTCCGTATCCTGCAGGTGGTTCGTGAAAAACTTTACACGCCCAAAGGCCTGCGCAGCCTGGCACCAGATGATCCTGCCTATCAGGGAATTTATGCCGGTCCTCCGGAGCAACGCGATGCAGCTTATCATCAGGGTACCGTGTGGCTTTACCTGATTGGCGCCTATGTGGACGCCCTGATCCGTTACCTGCCCGAAGGCAAACTGCAGGCTACATTGGTGGTGAACCGCCTGCTCACAACCCTGGCTGAGCAGGGATTGCTCACCCTGGGAGAAATTGCCGATGGCGATAGTCCGCACCAGCCCCGGGGCTGCATAGCTCAGGCCTGGAGCGTGGGAGAGCTGATCCGTGTAATCAAGCAATATCAATTGCCCATTCAATCTTCATTTTGCAAAACATAA
- a CDS encoding oligosaccharide flippase family protein, protein MGALRKLAGQTIIYGFSNIISRLLNYLLVPYYTHLLSPGEYGPVNIIYAIIPFLFAIYTYGLETSYFRFSQNRDERKAVLGTSSVSIIFSTLLFTFLLLHYKQVIAGWITLPNHPEYVTYFAWILFFDTLGVIPFARLRLEDRPVKYAVIKVSGIVVNILFNVFFLSICPWLLHHGHHWVVLFYNPYERIGYIFIANILSSAFAWLLLWKEFFHIEWQFDFRLWWRIMKYSLPLVIVGFAGMVNETMDRAWFLPHYLPYDHAKNDYLIGVYSANYKLAILITLFIQAFRLGAEPFFFQQSTYANAKQTYARVMKYFVMVVSIMFLFVAMYLPVWKLFLRRPAYWEGLYVVPYLLAANMFLGIYYNLTIWFKLTDRTRMGAYITVFTALLAFALNYWWIPIWGYFGSALATMVCYLVQMVICYVLGQKYYPIPYAVKKLVSIMVMAFLFYAVYWLINRYLLSPQDPYQIAWPSLLLATVLFCTYVYILYQIEKPYLQQLFWPAKMKNKS, encoded by the coding sequence TTGGGCGCACTCAGAAAACTCGCCGGACAAACCATCATTTACGGTTTTAGCAATATCATCAGCAGGTTGCTGAACTACCTGCTGGTGCCCTATTATACACATCTGCTTTCACCAGGTGAATATGGCCCGGTCAATATCATTTATGCGATCATTCCATTTTTGTTTGCGATATATACCTATGGACTGGAAACCTCCTATTTTCGTTTTTCCCAGAACCGTGATGAACGGAAAGCCGTACTGGGCACGAGTTCTGTTTCCATAATCTTTTCTACCCTGCTTTTTACTTTTCTGCTTTTGCATTATAAACAGGTCATTGCAGGCTGGATTACTTTGCCGAATCATCCGGAATATGTGACCTATTTTGCCTGGATTTTGTTTTTTGATACACTGGGTGTGATTCCTTTTGCCAGGCTGCGTCTGGAAGACCGGCCGGTAAAATATGCTGTCATCAAGGTTTCAGGTATTGTAGTGAATATTCTGTTCAATGTTTTTTTCCTTTCCATCTGTCCCTGGTTGCTGCATCATGGCCATCATTGGGTGGTGTTGTTTTACAATCCCTATGAAAGAATTGGTTACATATTTATTGCGAATATTTTATCCAGTGCTTTTGCCTGGTTATTGTTGTGGAAAGAATTTTTTCATATCGAATGGCAATTTGATTTCCGATTATGGTGGCGCATTATGAAATATTCATTGCCTCTGGTGATTGTGGGATTTGCAGGGATGGTCAATGAAACCATGGACCGGGCATGGTTTCTGCCGCATTATCTGCCTTATGATCATGCAAAAAATGATTATCTGATTGGAGTTTACAGTGCCAATTATAAGCTGGCCATTCTGATTACTTTATTCATTCAGGCATTCCGGCTGGGTGCTGAACCCTTTTTCTTTCAGCAATCTACGTATGCAAATGCCAAACAAACCTACGCCAGGGTGATGAAATATTTTGTGATGGTGGTAAGTATCATGTTTTTGTTTGTCGCCATGTATTTACCTGTCTGGAAATTGTTTTTACGACGTCCGGCTTATTGGGAAGGCCTGTATGTGGTGCCGTATCTGCTGGCTGCCAACATGTTTCTGGGTATCTATTACAATCTTACAATTTGGTTCAAACTTACGGATCGCACACGCATGGGGGCCTATATAACTGTGTTTACAGCATTGCTGGCTTTTGCATTGAATTACTGGTGGATCCCGATTTGGGGCTATTTTGGCAGTGCGCTGGCCACCATGGTTTGTTATCTGGTGCAGATGGTGATTTGTTATGTGCTGGGACAAAAATATTATCCGATTCCTTATGCAGTTAAAAAACTGGTAAGTATCATGGTGATGGCGTTTTTGTTTTATGCGGTGTATTGGCTCATCAACCGCTATTTGCTTTCACCGCAAGATCCCTACCAGATAGCATGGCCTTCACTTTTGCTGGCTACCGTGCTGTTCTGCACGTACGTGTATATTTTATATCAAATTGAAAAGCCCTATCTGCAGCAATTATTCTGGCCGGCGAAAATGAAAAACAAAAGTTAA